Genomic segment of Bacteroidota bacterium:
ATATTCGGTAATTGTTCCGTAAAGAATTACACCGATAAGATAAAGTGCAACTATTAGCACAAGTAACAGAATGATGCGGAAGGATTTTTTTATATATTTCATAAATTCTGGTATTTAACGCTGTGGTTGGTGGCCGTGGTTGGGGGTTTTCACCAACCACAACTACTTTTGTTATTCCCAATTCAATCCCGAAGGTAAAAGTTTTACCTTATATTTATGCCAACATTATATAAAGTATTTATGAATCATTCTACATACGATTGGAAGAATAAAAAAGGTCAACATATTTTCGCTCAGCGTTGGTTACCGGATGGTAAACCGATTGCTGTTATATGTCACGTGCACGGACAAAGCGATCACAGCAGCAGATTTGAACATGTGGCTGGTTTTTTTGTGGATCATGATATTGCTTTTATTGCGATCGACCTTATCGGTCATGGGAAAAGTGCAGGCGCACGCGGACATGTTCTTTCCTTTAGTGAATATACCGAGTCGGTTGACATGTTATTGGATGAAGCGGAGAAATTATTTCCTGATGTTCCAGTGTTTGTTTATGGGCATAGTATGGGTGGAAATATTGTTTTACATCATGCATTTGTAACAACACGAAACATAAAAGGATATATTGTTACATCACCCTGGATAAAACTTGCCTTCGAACCTCCTGCATGGAAAGTGGCTTTGGGAAAAACGGTTAAATCCATTTTTCCCGCTTTATTGCAACCAACAGGTTTGGATGCATCCTTAATTTCGCACGATGAAGAAGTTGTTGAAAAATATAAGAATGATAAATTGGTGCATGGTAAAATTTCCGCCTCAGGATTTTTTGAAATATTAATGCATGGATATGCAATTTTAGATCACAAAGACGAATTAAAATATCCCGTTTTATTGATGCACGGAACCGGTGATAAAGTTACTTCCTGTGATGCAAGCAGAACATTTGCTAATCAACATCAGAAAAATATGACCTTTATCGAAATGGATGGTTTGTATCATGAAATGCATAACGAACCCCAGCAATTAACTGTATTTAATGAAATGTTAAATTGGATAAAAAATACAATAAATAAATAATTTATGACAGCTAAACCAAACGCTCTTCAATCTATGTCAGTAATTTACGCATCCCTTATAATGGGTGTGGTATTATTTGGGGTGATGACCATCTTTGTGTTAGGGAAACCTGCGCAACCTCAGGATGAAATGGATATTTTGGGTTATACTGCAATTATTTTAGCAATTGTAGTACCAATAGGTGGAATTTATTTATACAATAAATTAATTGCAGAGGTAAAAGAGGCTGATGTAAAAACAAAATTAAACAAATGGCGCGCCGCAACTTTAATACGTGCAGCAACAATTGAAGGGCCTTGTTTATTTTGTGTGGTAAATATTATGTTGAGTGGTGCCGATATATTTCTATATTTGTATGTGGCACTTTTGGTATTGATGATATTCAATTTCCCAACAAAAAACCGGGTGCTAAATGAACTTCAGATTACAGAGGAGGATTTGAGTATTAAATAACAGATCTATCCCCTCGTTCTATTCAAGCCCATTGCTTTCACCATCCAATTTGGCAATGCCTGTTCAGGATCTCTTTTTTGCAGATTCAAATACCATCCGAATTTTTTTAGAATTGGAACTTTATGCGTTTCTACAAATTCTATTAATGCCCCGTCAGGATCTTCTATGTACGAAAAATGTCCCGCTGCTTCTCCCATATCAAAATGATCGCCGCTATCAACAGTAAACGGATAACCTTTTGAAGTACATAATTCCTTCATTTCTTTCATGCCCTGAATATCAAAACACAAATGAATAAAACCAAGATCACCCCAAAAACGATTTTCAAATATTTTTTTTACGGGACGATCATATACTTTTATTAATTCAATTTCACCGTTTCCTAAAAGTTTACTGAATGGTCCGCGTCGGGATGTTGATTGTGCCAATAAAACTCTTCTCGATTTAATTTGTCCTCCAGGTAAAACAGAGGTATCATTAAATATCTCTTCCTTATCATAAACAACCTTATCAAATCCGAGAATTTCACCATAAAATCGTTTTGATCTTTCCATATCTGTAACACCAACTACAGCTCCATAACTTCCACCGGTGGTAAATTCCGTTTTGCCAAACCAATCATCCGCTTTTACAATTTCAAATACATTTCCATAAAGATCTTTTAAATAAAAATGTGGATCTCCTTTAGGATCGTTGGTTACTTCTCCTAAAATTTTTACACCCTGACGTTGCAACGTTTTATAAGTAGCCTGTACATCCCGACTTTTTATTTTACATGCAAATATTCCAAGATCGCCATATTGAATTTCAAATGTAGCTGCAACCGGAGTTCTGGAAGTATATTGCCAAATCTCAAAACCACCACCTCCATTCATATTAATTGCAAGAATCGCATGGCGTTTATGTGGCTGTCCACCCGTATAGGGCAACATCAAGTTCGCCTCTGCGGCCTCCTCAAATATCTTCACATCCATCCCAAATTTTTCTCTATACCATCTCCATGCCTCTTGTACGAATGGATTGCCGATTCCTATTTGTTGTATTCCACTTATTATTGGTTTCATGATTACATTTTCAGTTTGTTAATTTATTTTATCGTGAATCGTGAGTCGTGAATCCGGGTCGGAGCATACTCATAACTCATTACTCATAACTCATTCATGCCTAGTAACAGTTCTAATTCGAAGCAAAATCATGATGCGGACATACTCACCACTCACTACTCACCATTCACTATTTCGTTGCTACTTTCGATATCATTTTATAATATAGTCCCGGCAAAAACCTCCTAATATGCGCCATCCAGATTTCTTTTCCGCCAATCAGAACTTCTTTTTTATTATTTTTTATTGCTTTTATTATTTTTCTTGCACATACATCCACAGGCATCCCTTTTGCTTGTCCGGGATCTAATATAGCCTGATTTTTTCCGTCGCCTTTTACCGCGTTATAAGAAATATTTGTATGCACAAATCCCGGCATTATTATGTGTATTTGAACGGGTGATCCTTTGATGGTATTTTCTGCGCGCATAGCATCAAAATACCCTATCAATGCGTGTTTACTTGCGCAATATGTGGACCGATTAGGGACACCGATTTTTCCTGTGATACTGCTTAACAAAATTATTTTGCCGTAACCGTTTTTTTCCATTTGTGGAATTACAGCTTTGCTTAAAATTACGGAACTATTAAAATTAATATCCATAATTCGCTGTTCCACATCCGCTTCGGTTTCCATTGCAGTGGATCGCTGACTTATTCCGCCGCTATTTATAAGCATGTCTATCCTCCCAAAAAGTGCAATAGCCTTTTCCGCAATTCCATTAAGTGAATTCAAATCAGAAAGATCAATTGGTAAAACTTCAATATTACTGCTGTAGGGAAGGCATTCCGTTTTTACCCTTTCGAGTTCCTCTTTTCTTCGTGAGGATAGGATCAAAGTAGCTTTATCACGGGCAAATTGTTTTGCAAGTTCTTCCCCAATACCCGAAGAGGCGCCTGTTATCCAGATCACTTTTCCAGTTGCGAAGGTCTTATTTGCAGCACTCATGCCGCAAAGATACTTATTGCCCCTTAGGATGTTTAATCATGCTGTGGTAAGTATTGCGAATGCGCTGCGGACTATAGGCTCCCGACATAAACATATACATGGCGACTGCATTGGCGAAGTTCACCTTTGCCCAACTGTTGTGTTCATATTTTCTTGCAGAAACTACCGCATATTCCGGGATCACTTTGAAGGAATATATTTTCATCAACCGTTTAACAAAATCATAATCCTCCATGATGATAAATTTTTCACTAAATCCATTTAAAGCAAAAAATATTTCTTTTTTTACAAAAAGTGTCTGATCACCGCCGCGGCATATTAATCCCCCGAAACGATTAAAAAAAGCATTTACTTTTAATAAATATTTATCTGAATCAAATTTATAACGGAAACAACCGGCATCATAATTTTGATGAACGGCTTCAATTATTGAATCAAAACAGGTTTTGGGAGGAATACAATCAGCATGTACAAAATATAAAATTTCTCCCCTGGCATGTTTAGCAGCAAAGTTCATTTGATTGGAACGACCTTTTTTTGGGGAATGCAGAATTATTGTATTGAATTGGGACGCTATTTTTATAGTATTATCCTCACTTCCACCATCACAAACAATACATTCTAAAATTTTATCGGAATTTATTGATGCAAACCACAACAAAATTTTTGAAATATATTTTTCCTCATTAAGGGTAGGAATAATTATACTGATTTTCATCTTATAAACTTTTGATCATGATAAAATCATCTTGAACATCGTCTCCTAAAGTAAAGGTAGTTGTTCCTGAAATTATAAAACCTAAATGTTTGTATATGGCAATTGCCTTTTCATTCTTTTGCCAAACACCTAACCACAAATAATTACAGGAACTTTCTAACGCAAAATTTTCTGTAATGTTCATCAGTTTTTTCCCCACTTTATATTGCTGATATTCTTTAATAACATAATACCGGGAAATTTCGCAACCACTTCCTTCTGCCATATACGTTGAATTTATGACCTCCAGTTTTATGTAACCTATCATTTTTTCTCCCTTGAAAGCGATAAAAATGGTAATATTTTTAGTTTTGAGTTCTGCCCCGATCACCTCCGGAGAAAAATGAGTGTTTATATACAATTGCATGTTCTCACTTGTATTTTCCTGTTGGTAGGTGTCGTAAAAGGTTTCTGCACATAAACTGCATAGGCCACTTAGGTCATCCGGACTAGCTTTTCTGATTTTTATTTCCTCTGTATATACATGCTCCATCACCCAATTTTAACACTTTGGCATCAATTTTTCGGCATTGGTCGAAAAATTATGTTAAAATTTATAGGGCGCCTGTAACTTTCTGTCATATTTAT
This window contains:
- a CDS encoding alpha/beta hydrolase — protein: MNHSTYDWKNKKGQHIFAQRWLPDGKPIAVICHVHGQSDHSSRFEHVAGFFVDHDIAFIAIDLIGHGKSAGARGHVLSFSEYTESVDMLLDEAEKLFPDVPVFVYGHSMGGNIVLHHAFVTTRNIKGYIVTSPWIKLAFEPPAWKVALGKTVKSIFPALLQPTGLDASLISHDEEVVEKYKNDKLVHGKISASGFFEILMHGYAILDHKDELKYPVLLMHGTGDKVTSCDASRTFANQHQKNMTFIEMDGLYHEMHNEPQQLTVFNEMLNWIKNTINK
- a CDS encoding VOC family protein produces the protein MKPIISGIQQIGIGNPFVQEAWRWYREKFGMDVKIFEEAAEANLMLPYTGGQPHKRHAILAINMNGGGGFEIWQYTSRTPVAATFEIQYGDLGIFACKIKSRDVQATYKTLQRQGVKILGEVTNDPKGDPHFYLKDLYGNVFEIVKADDWFGKTEFTTGGSYGAVVGVTDMERSKRFYGEILGFDKVVYDKEEIFNDTSVLPGGQIKSRRVLLAQSTSRRGPFSKLLGNGEIELIKVYDRPVKKIFENRFWGDLGFIHLCFDIQGMKEMKELCTSKGYPFTVDSGDHFDMGEAAGHFSYIEDPDGALIEFVETHKVPILKKFGWYLNLQKRDPEQALPNWMVKAMGLNRTRG
- a CDS encoding SDR family oxidoreductase gives rise to the protein MSAANKTFATGKVIWITGASSGIGEELAKQFARDKATLILSSRRKEELERVKTECLPYSSNIEVLPIDLSDLNSLNGIAEKAIALFGRIDMLINSGGISQRSTAMETEADVEQRIMDINFNSSVILSKAVIPQMEKNGYGKIILLSSITGKIGVPNRSTYCASKHALIGYFDAMRAENTIKGSPVQIHIIMPGFVHTNISYNAVKGDGKNQAILDPGQAKGMPVDVCARKIIKAIKNNKKEVLIGGKEIWMAHIRRFLPGLYYKMISKVATK
- a CDS encoding TIGR04283 family arsenosugar biosynthesis glycosyltransferase produces the protein MKISIIIPTLNEEKYISKILLWFASINSDKILECIVCDGGSEDNTIKIASQFNTIILHSPKKGRSNQMNFAAKHARGEILYFVHADCIPPKTCFDSIIEAVHQNYDAGCFRYKFDSDKYLLKVNAFFNRFGGLICRGGDQTLFVKKEIFFALNGFSEKFIIMEDYDFVKRLMKIYSFKVIPEYAVVSARKYEHNSWAKVNFANAVAMYMFMSGAYSPQRIRNTYHSMIKHPKGQ
- a CDS encoding GNAT family N-acetyltransferase yields the protein MEHVYTEEIKIRKASPDDLSGLCSLCAETFYDTYQQENTSENMQLYINTHFSPEVIGAELKTKNITIFIAFKGEKMIGYIKLEVINSTYMAEGSGCEISRYYVIKEYQQYKVGKKLMNITENFALESSCNYLWLGVWQKNEKAIAIYKHLGFIISGTTTFTLGDDVQDDFIMIKSL